From the Nerophis lumbriciformis linkage group LG05, RoL_Nlum_v2.1, whole genome shotgun sequence genome, the window CATCACCGCGTGCTCGGTGACGCGCCCTTACTTGGACTTGCGGCCTCGAGAGTCAGAAGTGGTAGCGGCGACGGCAGCGGCAGGGGCGAGCGTCTGCGTGAGCGTGGACGCCAATGCGGAAGACGGGTACGGCGAGTTGTCGCGTGACAAGGAAAAGTCTCGACTGAGCTGGAAGTCGTTGTTCTTGATGGCTTCGTAGCTCGCTTTCAGACTGGACGTCCTGCGACCCTCCTTCATCTGGACACGCACACATTTTTCCACCTTTGACCTCAACATTTAAATGCACTACCTAAGCAATCACCTGACCTCACCTGAGCAGTGGCCTGTACGGCTTGAGCGGCCGCCATGGTGATGGCACCGGCCCCCGCCCCAGGGCCGGCAGGCAGCGAGCTGAGACTGTAAGAGGTCAAAGGTTGTGAGGAGTTGACGCTGTAAATGTTGTTCGCAGAGGATGACATGCTGTTGCCGCGACAACCTGCACAAGATACAAAGTACAGATGAGCACCAGGAAGCCAATGCAGTGGCGACATTTGCCTTTGCGCACGTGTCATCACCTGGCGTGTTCTCTTTTGAGGCGTCTGAGGTCAGCGTAGAAAGCAAAGCTTCGGACTTGAACTTCTTCTCGGGAACATGTTCTGTCGTGTGGTGTGTTGTAGCGCTGTACTTCCGCTCTGTTGCCATGGAAACAAGTTGTCAATAACCCAAGCCAAAGACTTGGGTTATGTTCCAAATGTAAGACTCACTTTCGACGGTGGCATGTGAGTGGGCGTGGTGGTTGTTGACAGGCTGAGATGGACTGTCCATCTCCAAAGATCCTGAAAAACAACAGAACAGGGAGTGACGACAAAAGAAAAGGAAGTGGCAAGTATGCAGCATGGCGGTCTTAATGACTCACGTCTTTCCAGAATCTCTGTGATGCCGGCGTTGTCGGCCTCCAACTCCATCTTGAACTTGGCCAGTTCTTGGTCTAGTTTGCGCAGGTGCCGGTCCACCTGACAACAGACACAAAAGGGGCAGGAGTGACATCTAGTGGTGTCAGACAAAACTACACAACTATTCTACACATGTTGTAAATAATGTCCCACTATCATTTCCAGATGTGGGAAACGTTTCAGCACTAAATCGTATTTATTATTTCAGGGTTATGCAGGTATCAGCAAagctaatttaattttttttaatgccacttGAAACCAATTTAATGCCCATGTCCTACTGCACATAGTTATAACATATAGTCCAAAGCtttgttgtgtatatttgagggtccaCCACCCCCTCCATAACAGAGACAGTGCCTACTTTATTGCTTCAGGTTGGGACTTTTATTCAATTTCAATTGCTATCAGACAGAGTATATTATATTTCTAATATTTGTTTTAGAGAACATGGAGATTTAAACAtttacattccaattacaatgctaaaatatacgagaaatacaagtttattgcatttgaaaaggGTATACTtgccttattattattatgtattatcattacattaGAGCAGCGGTGtcaaaactcattttagctcagggccgCATGGATAAAAATCTTTTCACACGTGGGCCAGAGGGGTAAAATcgcggcataataacttaaaaatacaactacgacaacttcagattgttttctttggcccaaaatagaacaaggacattctgaaaatgtacatatcaaaaataatcctcttgacacaACACTCAAAGTTGGtaaaaaattctgaggaaaaaaattggtgcagtttcaaaaacaccattaaGAACGCAATGAAATTAAGACTTAATCTTAGTGTTTCTACAAACCAATTAAACTTTAGGTCACAGCCCATCTAtgattgaacaaaaacaaaatgaggTATAAATAAAAACGCTtatatgtatcaactacctcatttgtcaattCCATTGttgactttctttaaatttgcacagaagaaaatcattttcacagaactatatcaattgtgcagtgtctcatgcagcattttaagtgaggTTATCAATTGTATATTTTACCCCCGTTTGTTTTATattgggtcgagggggaggagttgcagccccgctttactgtgtacctcttgcttggtatacttactCATCTTAatctgcttgcctaacagaattgctattgcaacatcaatTGGACACTTTTGGAACAGCAGttgctttaatttaaaaatgctgctcaattttacacttagcaaactcatctgatgggccggattgaacctgggccgcatgtttgacatccctgcttagTGGTTAACTTGGTCTCAAGCTAATATATCGTCAAGCAAAATTTGTTACCGCCGCAGGCCTACCGTTAACTGGTGCCTGTCTTTAATCGCCCACTTGTGAATAGCTAATACCATTTGTGAGTTCACTGAATTAAATATTTTTCAAGCCTCCGGTCATTAAATTAATGATTTTTAATGTCTGAATTTGAGCAAAATccatttaattacatttaatgcTTTTCTATGACCGGTGGGAACCCTTTACCTAAtaatattaaagttaagttagttaaagtaccaatgattgtcacacacacacaaggtgtggtgaaatgtgtcctctgcatttgacccacccttgttcaccccctgggaggtgaggggagcagtgggcagcagcggtgccgcacccgggaatcatttttggtgatttaacccccaattccaacccttgatgctgagtgccaagcagggaggttatgggtcccattttaatagtctttggtagtgatgggtccggcaacaccgatgcatcggcgcatgcgtcgagctcatagagcgaaaccctgtgtcggtgcgcgtacggcttttagaaagtcacgtgaccgatcatgagctgttttggtcacgtgaccgatacgcgaactgtgtcgcactgacgcctcctctgtgccctgtgagcggctcttttctacagccggagaaataataactaagaagagaaagcgtctaaaattgaatacgttggaaaaattggtgttttttttaataaaaatgtgtaaaaaaaaaataataataatttccaggtccacaagcatcctcattcacaacacgttctcttagatttccatgttatgatacatgttcacattatttattgactgtatctaaaaaagacaaaaaatatatttttatttaaatgaagttatgaaataatcctaaatgacatacaatgacttggtttatattattgtatatactaggtcagtggttctcaaccttttttcagcaatgtaccccctgtgaatttttttttaattcaagtaccccctaatcagagcaaagcatttttggttgaaaaaaaaaagatgaagtaaaatacagcactatgtcatcagtttctgatttattaaattgtaaaacagtgcaaaatattgctcatttgtagtggtctttcttgaactatttggaaaaagatataaaaatagctaaaaacttgttgaaaaataaacaagtgattcaattataaataaagatttctacacctagaagtaataatcaacttaaagtgccctctttggggattgtattagagctccatctggattcatgaacttaattctaaacatttcttcacaaaaaaaaaaatcttttaacatcaatgtccacaaaaaatctagctgtcaacactgaatattgcattgttgcatttcttttcacagttctttttgacagacattttagtgacaaacctgagcttgtgcttcacggagtttatgaacttacattcatattttgttgaagtattattcaataaatatatttataaaggatttttgaattgttgctatttttagaatatttaaaaaaaatctcacgtaccccttggcataccttcaagtacccccaggggtacgcgtacccccatttgagaaccactgtactaggtcataaaatcagtgtcagttgaggcggtccataggttgcctgtagggatttttaacgtccagcagatgtcagtatttagtcacacagtatcaatacagttttgcaatgtgtcgaaatgcttcatgaggcctcatcaatagtctttggtatgactcggccggggttttgaactcacaacctaccaatctcagggcggacactctaaccactaggccactgagtaggtttatttAAAGTAACAATTGAATTATTTCActaaatgtttgtatttaattAGAGCATCACTAGTTGTAACTTACCAGATCATAAATCTGATTGGCCAGCTGGACTTTCTCATCTGCGTCTTCCAGAGCTTTGTAATAATCCTAGACAAAATACAAACATCTGAATATTTGACATGTCAAGGCCTTCAATGAATCGCCTAACCTTTTTAATGACCTCCATCTGCTCCTCTCGCCACTCTGGCTTGTTCTTCTTGGCGTTGATGAAGAAGTCGACCACTTTCTGCTCCAGCTGGTCTGTAGCGTCTGCAAATGTTacaaaacaaataaaccacacaAGCCAATGGCATTGGAATTAAACACAAGGGGGGGGGTCATAGATAATATCATTATTGAAGCTTAGTGATGACACGTTGATTGTGTTTAAAAACAACTGTACTTTAATTACAGGATGCCTTTAGAGGAGGTTCCATGGTTGCTGATGTTTGAGTGTGATTTCGTGTCAAGTTTGGTTGACTGGTGACACAACGTGCTAGCTTGATAGTACGTAGCAATACATTTATTTGACTAGTTTCGACAAGATTATGTTGGGAGTGTAGTAGCATTGGTGTTGTCCTCATTGTTCATGCTGCACGTACTTTGGACCTGCAGGTCCATCTCTCGCATTTCCGTAAACCTGTCGCGAAGGTCCATGGGAAGCTGCTCGATCACTGCataccaagaaaaaaaaaaacggttatcGTGCTAGCTTGGCTAGGCTAAATGTCAGACAGAGACGCGCCGGCATATCAAACACATTTAATGCACAAAATACTTCTTTGGCACCTCGGCCGGTTCCTAACAGTCAGATACTCACTCTCGAGATAATCTTCCAGGTACAACATAGCGTCAAATTTAAGGTTTAACGTGTTTAATGATACAAATAATCTCTTTCAAGATGGCGCCGTCAGCCGTTGCCTCGCTCAGAAAAAATTGTTCGAAATGTGAGGTCAGAGTTCTGACGCACACGCCAGTCTGCGCGGTGATTGGTCTAAAAGGAAAGAGGCGTGAACTTGCGGCACCGGGGCATCATGGGACTTGTAGTTTTAATGCAGTAGAGAATGTATGAGTTAGTGTTGACGCATGAAGTCACGTGATGTGTTGAAATTCACATTTAGTTGACTAAACCCCAAACGTTCAACAAAGTAAGAGAATAAAAAGTACTGGGCACGTCCTGAGGTCCTGACGTCATTGTACGTCCGATGTAATAGAAATAAACTTTATTGGGTCACAGTCGTCCCACCGCCCTCCTCCCTCCGGGAACAGACTTCCTCCCGAGCCGGCGGGACCGGACACATCCGTGCGCGAGCCGCAGATGACATTTGTGCGGGGTCTCCTAGCTCCTCCTCTCGACTATTTTAAGCGTCAGTGCGCGTGCGCAGAAGAGGGCAAACAAGTACACACCTGTTCGCTTCCCTGACAAAGGACACACGTAAAGCGGTGTGACAAGAGTTCGACTCCGGTACCGGCCCGTGCTCAGCATGTCACCATGGCGCACCGAGCAAGATGAGCCCGAATGGCGCGACAGGACGCGGTGCGCTGCGTGCGTGTGCTGCTGTACACTCTCAACGTGCTCTTCTGGGTAAAGTCATTTCTCACCTCTTTGCAACTTTCTGTAGCTTCTCAgtcatgaacattttttttttttacgcatgttgacaatattttataaaaaaatctcATAACAACCCAGAAAAAAAGGATATTTCAATTGAGGTATTATGCGTCATAATACATCAAACATTTCATAAAAGTATAACAAATGTAGCTCCGTAGTTAAGGTATTTCATAAAGcagtttttaatttttgtaattccAAGGAACATCGGTGATGCATGGCATGTCTATGTTTTGGTTTGGCACCTGAGTGCATGACTGCAGCCCATCTATTCTAAGTGCCATGGCTCGTGGCTACAtatcccttccatccatccatttcccaccgcttattccctttggggtcgcgggggggcgctggagcctatctcagctacaagagggcagcaggcggggtacaccctggacaagtcgccacctcatcgcagggccaacacagatagacagacaacattctttctttctttctttagtttatttcgaacatgaacacacttatatcataatacatcacacaatttcatatcatttcattttacatcatgcccgaaaaggagtaggaagaagcaaagcttatttaatcctacccctttcccacttcaaagcgtttacaaatatatagaatcatttactgacctttttatataataaaataacatctatgaattagtatacaacagttttgtaatatgtaattaattaattaattcagtcattattaacatactgagatgaagaatatcttattttcaataaggttgaaagtacttctcataattcttcttctttgtactctgcaagcactattattttgaacaacctcttaaactggatcatatcagtacaatttttaacttctttacttaatccattccataatttaattccacatactgatatgctaaaagttctaagtgttgtacgtgcatataaatgttttaaattattttttcctctaaggttatatttctcctctttagttgagaagaattgttgtacattctttggtagcaggttatagtttgctttgtacatcattttagctgtttgcaattttaccaaatcaccgaactttaatatttttgacttaataaataaagggtttgtatgttctctatatccaacattatgtattattctaactgatcttttttgtaacacggttagcgaatgtagcgcacatttgtagttatttccccatatttctgcacaataactcagatatggtaacactagcgagcagtagagaatatgtcgtgatttttggcccaggacatattttgctttattcattattgaaatgttttttgccaccttatgttgtgttcacactcacgttcacacactagggccaatttagtgtacaTAGTTTATTATAATACCTCTGCCAGGAGCTTATGTACTCACTGTTGTTTATTGTAGTTCGtcagcaacatagctcaaaacgTTATGGCCAAATTCTGATTAAAATTTGAAGAAAATGTGAGAAATAGGGAACAAGTGGGGGTGATTTAGATTTTGCGTGGACCTTTTGgggtcactgtgacatttgcttcgCCAGCTAACAGCGGGTAGGCTCGTAACtcaaaatacagtacaggccaaaagtttggacactattTCTCATTTCAataggttttctttatttttatgactatttacattgtagagtgtcactgaaggcatcaaaactatgacacctgtgaagtgaaaaccctttcaggtgactacctcttaaagctcatcgagagaatgccaagagtgtgcaaaacagtaatcagagcaaagggtggctactttgaagaaactagaattataaaacatgttttcagttatttttgcctttttttgttaagtacataactccacatgtgcttcattcatagttttgatgccttcagtgactatctacaatgtaaatagtcatgaaaataaagaaaacccattgaatgagaaggtgtgtccaaacttttggcctgtgctgtatgTTCACAAGTTAAAGCATAACAAACAGCCGAGAGACAGTTTCTATCTCAAAATACTCGTAACTTGGAgtacttgtaagttgaggtatcactgtattttatatattttttcaccgTGTCGTGGGTCTTTCCTGATGCTTCCTAACAGGGTCAGACATACCCTGAACATTTTCACAAAGAGGGATTCCTGGGGGGCATCCTGATCCGATGCCCGAGCCAACTCTGAGTCCCTCCTAAATGACAGAGCTGCTCGCCCTATCTCTAAATGAGAGTCCCACAACCATACACTGTTAAAAGTAATGTTGGCTTTTAGTCAGAAGGACTATTGTTgtaaaggcagcacggtggaagtgcgtctgcctcacaatacgaaggtcctgagtagtcctgagttcaatcccgggctcgggatctttctgtgtggagtttgcatgttctccccgtgactgcttgggtttcctccgggtactccggcttcctcccacctccaaagacacgcgcctggggataggttgattggcaacactgaattggccctcgtgtgtgaatgttgtctgtctatctgtgttggccctgcgatgaggtggcggcttgtccagggtgtacaccgccttccgcccgattgtagctgagataggccccgcgaccccaaagggaataagcggtaggaaatggatggatggatggactattgtTGTCAAGCTGACAGAACAAATTGCCCATCACAACTTAGTAAGAAGAGCTGTGACAACTTCAACTATAGAAAGAAGCGGGAGAATTCTTAAAAACCCCATAATAATAAGTTCAGCTAAATTCACAAAGTAAGTCAAGGTGGGCCTTTCAACCAACGTGCATGCGCCAgcaatgtgacgtcacgcgcagtgTTATCTGATGAAATAAGGTCAACCAACATATTTTTCAGTTCTCTTAAGTCATGTTTTCCAGTGAACATTACATAGTACAGATACAAATTACAAGTAGTCTCAATTGCCTCTATATGGGCCGCATGGCTCAGTGGGTAGAGTGGCAGTATTATAGAAGGATAGGCTAAAAACAAAGGGTTAGTGTGGATGCTTCCCGTTTCTGTAAGCCCGTGGTTAGCGCGTTGTCTGTAAAAATGGGTGACTGTGATAATGTTTACACTGAATATTCGTCAGTTGTAGAAACTTGATCAAATATATTATACCAACTTATTTCAAAGTTATCTCAACTAATATTTTCATGTTCATCTTACATCAGACTGAATATCAACTCATGTTTTGAAGTGTAATATACTTGACACTACAAGTTGACTCAACTTAACTCAgtcaagcaacaagatgacctgaatGAGTTAAGTTGagcccacattttttatctcTCAGCTGGCCTGAGAAtgtctcaggatcccccgggagaagctcGACGAAGTAGCCGGGAAGAGGGATGTTGGCTCTCGGATAAGCATATATTTTCTCCATGCTTCAGCTTGTGTAATTCTCTTTCTAAATGGGGGCTCGTACTCTCCTTAACGATTTTCACTGTCATCTACTCTCTTGCTAGTGTGGTCAAGTTCTCGGTATCTAAGCAGGTCATTTGCCAGATGCAGTTGGAAGTCCAGGAAGCGTTCGATGTTCAAACTTGCAGTGCATTTAGGAGTTAGTGATGCCAACATCAAAGAAATAAGCAATCACACACAAGGTCCATTTCTTGGTTCTGCTTGTCATGCAATAGAATCCCAGCATGCGGTCACAGGGGTCCACACTACCCATCTATACTCCCTGTGACTACAGGTCTTCATATACCTAGACCTTTGTGGCCTCATGTAACAGTTGggtggatttcctactaaaaatagatgtacaataaaatccAGAAAACTACGTACACGAGTAAAAGCGGACAAAATGATGTAATCTCACACAAAGTATATGAAAGAattgactcttgtttgattactcaatttattatcacAACACAGCAGAGCCTCTTGCAGTAGGAGCTGGATAGGAGAAATTCTCCTTGGTTTCCGGTGCAAGTGTGCCGCAAACACTGGTGGCTACTGTCCGCCTGACATGGCCAAGGAGTCACAGGAACACGTTTTGACAGCAATATGTGGCAAAATATTCGCCTAGATACATTAATGTCCTCACAAATAGTAATATGAATATAAAGCATTACATGCATTGGCTAAAAAGGGAATTTTGTGTCCATGCCTCGATCTTTTatacattgttgaaatcaaatgtttAACGATCGCTTCTGTTTGTCGCCAAAGTATTCGCAGCTTGTAGAACTATACGTAAATCATCCATTAAGTTGGCGTGAGGCAACGCACATATCCTAGTCAACGACAGTCTTATTAATGACTCCTACTGAACATGGGGAAGAGTGTGGAGATGTATGCACTAGGTAGAAGGAGCAAATGGTCCAGGGCCCTATGCAACAAgctttcttaagcacaaaaacaTGGTGTATGCCCTTTTTCACGACAAAGATGAGATGGATTTAAggtcatgtctacactaagtcgtttaaccccttaaacgaataattatttagcctaagccccgtttcagccacactaaaccaacgtttaaggtccccctctttggacaaatttttacacggctaagtgcgccgtgtatttctttaaTCTccagcacttagctttgtatggactcattgatcgtttacaaactgagttcggagaggaagtgacgccagaaagaccgcgcccacacagacagtgacgtcagaaagaacgattgctgctatttcggatacaacacttctcagacggcaagagaactttcgaatgtccaggtccgttgtgattctacttagcgaaaaactttgtccatttgtagaatgagagtcaacgagaatacgagttcccgtggatgtgatcaaaaaggtagcgtgtgctttgtattacctggccgtcgagggaagactacagaaaacattgaatgcatttggactggcaaagcagactgtatcagttattgttcgccatgtatgtcgcggactcaacgtctaggtccagagtatataaagtcaccaaaaatgaatggacaatgagggtgaaggcaaaagagtgaggagtgttctgaccagatatctacatccctagattgattgttgtaaaatgttcttcatcacattgtttacaagtctaataaagatttgattcatttatgatggctcaggtgtaattcactacaatagggccccacagcacactggattccagttaattcaaataccacaacactgggtattgttcagataagttaaatttaagaacttgcacacaaagcaacactggatgtgactatgacgtgcacattttccgtgcatggttgcgttgcgccggcgggCGGAGGGGagcagggggtctt encodes:
- the ing3 gene encoding inhibitor of growth protein 3 encodes the protein MLYLEDYLEMIEQLPMDLRDRFTEMREMDLQVQNATDQLEQKVVDFFINAKKNKPEWREEQMEVIKKDYYKALEDADEKVQLANQIYDLVDRHLRKLDQELAKFKMELEADNAGITEILERRSLEMDSPSQPVNNHHAHSHATVEKRKYSATTHHTTEHVPEKKFKSEALLSTLTSDASKENTPGCRGNSMSSSANNIYSVNSSQPLTSYSLSSLPAGPGAGAGAITMAAAQAVQATAQMKEGRRTSSLKASYEAIKNNDFQLSRDFSLSRDNSPYPSSALASTLTQTLAPAAAVAATTSDSRGRKSKSSVKSSNHQSSSSSSSSSLSSCSSSSALAQELSQQVSVLPEAEANSQVDWTYDPNEPRYCICNQVSYGEMVGCDNTDCPIEWFHYGCVGLSEAPKGKWYCPQCTAAMKRRGSRHK